Below is a window of Bacteroidales bacterium DNA.
GTGATTGATACAAAAAAAATGATTAAGGAATAATTGCAAAAAAATGCAAAAAGCTCATTATTGAATGGGCTTTTTGTTCTCTGTAGAAAAAATATTATTTTTGATTAATACAAATTAAAATGAAAAATATTGTACTTGTTGTTATGTTTATATTTAGTTTGAATGCAAGCGCACAAATAACTTTAGAACATACTTATGATACTGCCTCTACTTATGATTTGAATCAACTAATGATAATAAAATTTGAAGTATCGGGTGAACGTTATGTGAAAATTAACATTGTAAATAAATCAATAGATTTGTATAACATGAACCATTCTTTTTTGAAATCAATTTCTTATGCTGGTTTCCCACAAAATGCTAATAATATTCCAATAATCCTTTATTCATCTGAGAGTTTATTTGATAATGATAATGAAATAGAGTTTATGTACGTTTATACTACAGGAACCGTTTCTGTGCCCCATACACGAATATATAAGGAGGATGGCACTTTAATTTTTCAAGCAGATAGCATGGGTCCCCTGGTAAAAGTAAATACTCCACAATCGCAATATCCTATTTATAATACCTCTTACGGCACAAAAATGATTTTAAGTTGTACCAATGGACAGGCAAAAGTATTTAGTTTGCCCGGCACATTAACCACTGATATTGCCGAAGCAAACGGGCAGCTGATGCAGGCACAAAGCGGGCAGTTAAGCAAATTGTACCCCAACCCAAGCAATGGCGCTGTTACGCTGCAATACGAATTGCCTAATGGAGAAACGGAGGGTGAGCTTATTTTGTATAATATGCAGGGTATGGAAGTGAAGCGTTACAAAATTGATAATACTTTTAGTGATATATTGCTCGATAACACACAGCTTCCGGCAGGCACATATTTTTACCAGTTGCAAACAAGCAAAGGCGCGGTGGGTACCAAGAAAATGGTTATTATAAAATAAGGAACCCTGTACGCTGGCGAACGAGGTAGATTAG
It encodes the following:
- a CDS encoding T9SS type A sorting domain-containing protein, which encodes MKNIVLVVMFIFSLNASAQITLEHTYDTASTYDLNQLMIIKFEVSGERYVKINIVNKSIDLYNMNHSFLKSISYAGFPQNANNIPIILYSSESLFDNDNEIEFMYVYTTGTVSVPHTRIYKEDGTLIFQADSMGPLVKVNTPQSQYPIYNTSYGTKMILSCTNGQAKVFSLPGTLTTDIAEANGQLMQAQSGQLSKLYPNPSNGAVTLQYELPNGETEGELILYNMQGMEVKRYKIDNTFSDILLDNTQLPAGTYFYQLQTSKGAVGTKKMVIIK